In the genome of Falsirhodobacter halotolerans, one region contains:
- the rpsA gene encoding 30S ribosomal protein S1 yields the protein MCAKATMEEFEALLQESFEIDTPDEGSVVKGKVIAIEAGQAIIDVGYKMEGRVDLKEFSNPGETAEINVGDEVEVYLDRVENARGEAVISREKARREEAWDRLEKAYASEARVDGAIFGRVKGGFTVDLGGAVAFLPGSQVDVRPVRDAGPLMGLKQPFQILKMDRRRGNIVVSRRAILEESRAEQRAEVISALHEGQTVDGVVKNITEYGAFVDLGGVDGLLHVTDMAWRRVNHPSEILTIGETVKVQVIKINKDTHRISLGMKQLQSDPWDSVEIQYPLGSVHKGRVTNITDYGAFVELEAGVEGLVHVSEMSWTKKNVHPGKIVSTSQEVDVMVLEIDSAKRRVSLGLKQTQRNPWEVFAETHPVGTNIEGEVKNITEFGLFVGLDNDIDGMVHLSDLSWDQRGEDAIQNYRKGDTVQAAVTEVDVEKERISLSIKALGEDTFTDAVDGVKRGSVVTCEVTAIEDGGIEVVYNEMKAFIRRSDLARDRADQRPERFQVGDKVDARVTNVDSKTRRLGLSIKAREIAEEKEAVEQYGSSDSGASLGDILGAALKDRN from the coding sequence ATGTGCGCCAAAGCAACCATGGAAGAATTTGAAGCCCTTCTGCAGGAGAGCTTCGAGATCGACACCCCGGACGAAGGTTCGGTTGTCAAAGGCAAGGTCATCGCCATCGAGGCGGGCCAGGCCATCATCGACGTCGGCTACAAGATGGAAGGCCGCGTCGATCTGAAAGAATTCTCGAATCCCGGCGAAACCGCTGAGATCAACGTCGGCGACGAAGTCGAGGTCTATCTGGACCGCGTCGAGAACGCCCGCGGCGAGGCTGTCATCAGCCGTGAGAAAGCCCGTCGCGAAGAAGCGTGGGACCGTCTGGAAAAAGCCTATGCCTCCGAGGCCCGCGTCGACGGCGCGATCTTCGGCCGCGTCAAGGGTGGCTTCACGGTCGATCTGGGCGGCGCTGTCGCGTTCCTTCCCGGATCGCAGGTGGATGTGCGCCCCGTGCGCGATGCCGGCCCGCTGATGGGTCTGAAGCAGCCGTTCCAGATCCTGAAGATGGACCGTCGCCGCGGCAACATCGTCGTGTCGCGTCGTGCGATCCTGGAAGAAAGCCGCGCCGAACAGCGCGCCGAGGTCATTTCGGCCCTGCACGAAGGCCAGACGGTCGACGGCGTGGTCAAGAACATCACCGAATACGGTGCGTTCGTCGATCTGGGCGGCGTTGACGGCCTGCTGCACGTCACCGACATGGCCTGGCGCCGCGTCAACCACCCGTCCGAGATCCTGACGATCGGCGAGACCGTGAAGGTCCAGGTCATCAAGATCAACAAGGACACGCACCGCATCAGCCTTGGCATGAAGCAGCTGCAGTCGGACCCGTGGGATTCGGTCGAGATCCAGTATCCGCTGGGTTCGGTCCACAAGGGCCGCGTCACGAACATCACCGATTACGGCGCGTTCGTGGAACTGGAAGCCGGTGTCGAAGGTCTGGTCCACGTCTCGGAGATGTCCTGGACCAAGAAGAACGTGCACCCCGGCAAGATCGTCTCCACCTCGCAAGAGGTTGACGTCATGGTTCTGGAAATCGACAGCGCCAAACGCCGCGTGTCGTTGGGTCTGAAGCAGACGCAGCGCAACCCGTGGGAAGTGTTCGCCGAAACGCACCCCGTCGGCACGAACATCGAAGGCGAAGTCAAGAACATCACCGAATTCGGTCTGTTCGTCGGCCTCGACAACGACATCGACGGCATGGTCCACCTGTCCGACCTGTCGTGGGACCAGCGTGGCGAAGACGCGATCCAGAACTACCGCAAGGGCGACACGGTTCAGGCCGCCGTCACCGAAGTGGACGTCGAGAAGGAGCGCATCTCGCTCTCCATCAAGGCACTGGGCGAAGACACCTTCACCGATGCGGTTGATGGCGTGAAGCGCGGTTCAGTCGTGACCTGCGAAGTGACCGCGATCGAAGATGGCGGGATCGAGGTCGTCTACAACGAGATGAAAGCCTTCATCCGTCGTTCGGACCTGGCCCGCGACCGTGCCGACCAGCGCCCCGAGCGTTTCCAGGTCGGTGACAAGGTCGACGCCCGCGTGACCAACGTCGACAGCAAGACCCGTCGTCTGGGTCTGTCGATCAAGGCGCGCGAAATCGCCGAAGAGAAAGAGGCCGTCGAGCAGTATGGCTCGTCCGACTCGGGCGCAAGCCTGGGCGACATCCTCGGTGCGGCTCTCAAAGACCGCAACTGA
- the aroA gene encoding 3-phosphoshikimate 1-carboxyvinyltransferase, with product MAHGTPTPITARKSGPLTGVAAVPGDKSISHRALILGAMAVGETKITGLLEGQDVLDTATAMRAFGAEVVQHGPGAWSVHGVGVGGFQEPDAVIDCGNSGTGVRLIMGAMATSPIAVTFTGDASLRKRPMGRVTDPLALFGTQSFGRKGGRLPLTLIGAADPVPVRYTTPVPSAQVKSAVLLAGLNAPGETVVIEREATRDHSERMLAGFGAQVQVERTGEGNVITLVGQPELRPQVVAVPRDPSSAAFPVCAALIIEGSDILVPGVSQNPTRNGLYPTLVEMGADIAFENPREEGGEPVADLRVRASSLKGVEVPPDRAASMIDEFPVLAAVAAFADGVTVMRGVKELRVKESDRIDAMARGLEACGVRIEEDEDTLIVHGLNGKVPGGATVAVHLDHRIAMSFLVLGSASERPVTVDDGEAIATSFPIFRDLMNGMGADIA from the coding sequence ATGGCCCACGGCACCCCCACCCCCATCACTGCCCGCAAGTCCGGCCCTCTGACCGGGGTGGCCGCGGTGCCGGGCGACAAGTCGATCAGCCACCGCGCGCTGATCCTTGGGGCGATGGCGGTGGGCGAGACGAAGATCACCGGCCTTCTGGAAGGGCAGGACGTTCTGGACACCGCCACCGCCATGCGCGCCTTCGGGGCCGAGGTGGTCCAGCACGGGCCGGGCGCGTGGTCGGTGCATGGCGTGGGCGTCGGGGGCTTTCAAGAGCCGGACGCGGTCATCGATTGCGGCAATTCCGGCACGGGCGTGCGGCTGATCATGGGGGCGATGGCCACGTCCCCCATCGCGGTGACGTTCACGGGCGATGCGTCCTTGCGCAAGCGACCCATGGGGCGGGTGACCGATCCCCTCGCGCTGTTCGGGACGCAGTCCTTCGGCCGCAAGGGCGGGCGGCTGCCGCTGACCCTGATCGGCGCGGCGGACCCCGTGCCGGTGCGCTACACCACCCCCGTGCCCTCGGCGCAGGTGAAATCGGCGGTGCTGCTGGCCGGCCTGAACGCCCCCGGAGAGACGGTGGTGATCGAGCGCGAGGCCACGCGCGACCACTCCGAACGGATGCTGGCGGGCTTCGGCGCGCAGGTGCAGGTGGAGCGGACGGGCGAGGGCAACGTCATCACGCTGGTGGGCCAGCCGGAGCTGCGCCCGCAGGTCGTGGCCGTGCCGCGCGATCCGTCCTCGGCGGCCTTTCCGGTCTGCGCGGCGCTGATCATCGAAGGCTCCGACATTCTGGTGCCGGGTGTCAGCCAGAACCCGACGCGCAACGGTCTTTATCCCACGCTGGTGGAGATGGGGGCCGACATCGCCTTCGAGAACCCGCGCGAGGAGGGGGGGGAGCCGGTGGCCGACCTGCGGGTGCGCGCCTCATCCCTGAAGGGGGTGGAGGTTCCGCCCGACCGCGCGGCTTCGATGATCGACGAGTTTCCGGTGCTGGCCGCCGTCGCCGCCTTCGCCGATGGTGTCACCGTCATGCGCGGCGTGAAGGAGCTGCGGGTCAAGGAATCCGACCGGATCGACGCGATGGCGCGGGGCCTTGAGGCGTGCGGCGTGCGCATCGAGGAGGATGAGGATACGCTCATCGTTCACGGCCTGAACGGCAAGGTTCCGGGCGGGGCGACGGTCGCCGTGCATCTGGACCACCGCATCGCGATGAGCTTTCTCGTCCTCGGCTCGGCCTCCGAGCGTCCGGTGACGGTGGATGACGGAGAGGCGATCGCAACCTCCTTCCCGATCTTCCGCGATCTGATGAACGGAATGGGCGCGGACATCGCATGA
- the trmB gene encoding tRNA (guanine(46)-N(7))-methyltransferase TrmB, with product MSEHPERRNFYGRVHGKTLRQSQKVYLDEDLGPLSLPNVTWDDNPDRTKLDLAARFGDRPVWLEVGFGGGEHLVAMAERYPQVAIIGCEPYVNGIAMLLGKIRAAGVTNVALHPGDARDLMDVLPDASIAKAFLNYPDPWPKARHHRRRFVTPDHLIPLHRVLAPGAEFRVASDIPDYIRQTLEEGPPAGFTLVNEGGVAWDDWHSTRYEQKALREGRTPHYVTFRR from the coding sequence ATGAGTGAACATCCCGAACGCCGCAACTTCTATGGCCGCGTGCACGGCAAGACGCTGCGGCAAAGCCAGAAGGTGTATCTGGACGAGGATCTGGGGCCGCTCAGCCTGCCGAACGTGACGTGGGACGACAACCCCGACCGCACGAAGCTGGATCTGGCCGCGCGGTTCGGCGATCGGCCCGTCTGGCTGGAGGTGGGTTTCGGCGGGGGCGAGCATCTGGTGGCGATGGCCGAACGCTATCCGCAGGTGGCGATCATCGGGTGCGAACCCTACGTCAACGGCATCGCCATGCTGCTGGGCAAGATCCGGGCGGCGGGGGTGACGAACGTGGCGCTGCATCCGGGGGACGCGCGCGATCTGATGGATGTGCTGCCCGATGCCAGCATCGCCAAGGCGTTCCTGAACTATCCCGATCCGTGGCCCAAGGCGCGGCACCATCGCCGTCGCTTCGTCACGCCCGACCACCTGATCCCGCTTCATCGCGTTCTTGCTCCGGGGGCGGAGTTTCGGGTCGCCTCCGACATCCCCGATTATATCCGCCAGACGCTGGAGGAGGGTCCGCCCGCGGGCTTCACGCTGGTGAACGAGGGCGGCGTGGCCTGGGATGACTGGCACTCCACCCGGTATGAACAAAAGGCCCTGCGCGAAGGCCGCACCCCGCATTACGTGACCTTCCGTCGTTGA
- the rpsP gene encoding 30S ribosomal protein S16 — protein sequence MAMKIRLARGGSKKRPHYAIVATDSRMPRDGRFLEKLGTYNPLLAKDDERRVVMDLERVQHWISKGAQPTDRVARFLEAAGVREKAVRNNPKSAVPGKKMSEMAAKKAARSAAPADAAEE from the coding sequence ATGGCCATGAAAATCCGCCTCGCCCGTGGTGGTTCGAAAAAACGCCCGCACTACGCCATCGTGGCGACCGATTCGCGTATGCCGCGCGATGGCCGCTTCCTGGAGAAGCTGGGCACCTACAACCCGCTGCTGGCCAAGGATGACGAACGTCGCGTCGTGATGGACCTGGAGCGCGTGCAGCACTGGATCTCCAAGGGGGCGCAGCCGACCGACCGCGTGGCCCGCTTCCTCGAAGCCGCCGGTGTGCGTGAGAAGGCCGTCCGCAACAACCCCAAGTCGGCCGTGCCGGGCAAGAAGATGTCCGAAATGGCGGCCAAGAAAGCCGCCCGCTCCGCCGCCCCGGCGGACGCCGCGGAAGAGTGA
- the rimM gene encoding ribosome maturation factor RimM (Essential for efficient processing of 16S rRNA), with protein sequence MSDKICVGAIAGAFGVRGEVRLKSFCAVPEAIADYGPLATEDGRSFKVTLLRPISGGLGARLSGLSTKEEADALKGTRLYVGRDRLPSLGDEEYYHSDLIGLEVRDTGGQLLGHVSAVHNHGADDILEVQGAGESLLLPFTLAVVPTVDLAAGRIVADPPIETEDRDE encoded by the coding sequence ATGTCCGACAAGATTTGCGTGGGCGCGATCGCCGGGGCCTTCGGGGTGCGCGGCGAGGTGCGGCTGAAAAGCTTTTGCGCCGTGCCGGAGGCGATTGCCGATTACGGCCCGCTTGCGACCGAGGATGGCCGCAGTTTCAAGGTGACGCTGCTGCGCCCGATCTCGGGCGGTCTTGGTGCGCGCCTGTCGGGCCTGTCCACCAAGGAGGAGGCGGACGCGCTGAAGGGCACGCGCCTTTATGTCGGGCGCGACCGGCTGCCCTCGCTCGGGGATGAGGAATATTATCATTCCGACCTGATCGGGTTGGAGGTGCGCGACACCGGCGGCCAGCTTCTGGGGCACGTGTCGGCGGTGCACAACCACGGCGCGGACGATATTCTTGAGGTGCAGGGGGCGGGCGAAAGCCTGCTTCTGCCCTTCACATTGGCCGTGGTCCCCACGGTCGATCTGGCGGCGGGGCGCATCGTGGCCGACCCGCCCATCGAAACGGAAGACCGTGATGAGTGA
- the ihfB gene encoding integration host factor subunit beta, whose translation MIRSELIQKIADENPHLTQRHVERIVHTVFDEIIAALARGDRVELRGFGAFSTKARDARTGRNPRTGEAVDVDDKHVPFFKTGKLLRDRLNGR comes from the coding sequence ATGATCCGATCAGAGCTGATCCAGAAAATCGCCGACGAGAACCCGCATTTGACGCAGCGTCATGTGGAGCGGATCGTTCATACCGTCTTCGATGAGATCATTGCGGCGCTTGCCAGGGGCGATCGGGTGGAACTGCGCGGCTTTGGCGCGTTTTCCACCAAGGCCCGCGACGCACGCACCGGCCGCAACCCCCGCACGGGCGAGGCGGTGGATGTGGACGACAAACACGTGCCCTTCTTCAAGACGGGCAAATTGCTACGGGACCGGTTGAATGGGCGGTAA
- a CDS encoding chorismate mutase, translating into MTHSSSPEQVLAEQLLKDHRASIDRLDAILVYTLAERFKETQAVGRLKAEHDLPPADPAREGRQIERLERLAMEADLDPAFARKFLNFVIAEVIRHHEQHQK; encoded by the coding sequence ATGACCCATTCCTCATCCCCCGAACAAGTGCTGGCCGAACAGCTTCTGAAGGACCACCGCGCCAGCATCGACCGTCTGGACGCGATCCTCGTCTATACCCTGGCCGAACGGTTCAAGGAGACGCAGGCCGTGGGGCGGCTGAAGGCCGAACATGATCTTCCCCCCGCCGATCCCGCCCGCGAGGGGCGTCAGATCGAACGGTTGGAGCGGCTGGCGATGGAGGCCGATCTCGATCCCGCCTTCGCCCGCAAATTCCTCAACTTCGTGATCGCCGAGGTCATCCGGCATCACGAGCAACACCAGAAATGA
- a CDS encoding (d)CMP kinase — translation MIFTVAIDGPAAAGKGTISRAVAERFGFRHLDTGLLYRAVGAKGGDPVAAAQALVPDDLVRDDLRSLAAGEAASRVAVIPEVRAALVEFQRRFARMDGGAVLDGRDIGTVICPEAEVKLFVTASPQVRAHRRWREVGGDEADVLAQVIARDARDADRATAPMVAAPDAVLLDTTEMSISAAVERAASAIRSTIEGRA, via the coding sequence ATGATCTTCACGGTGGCCATCGACGGGCCTGCGGCGGCGGGGAAGGGAACGATCTCGCGCGCGGTGGCCGAACGGTTCGGGTTCCGGCATCTGGACACGGGGCTTCTTTACCGTGCGGTCGGGGCCAAGGGCGGCGATCCGGTGGCGGCGGCGCAGGCGCTGGTGCCCGACGATCTGGTCCGCGACGACCTGCGCAGCCTGGCCGCGGGCGAGGCCGCAAGCCGCGTGGCCGTCATCCCCGAGGTGCGGGCCGCGCTGGTGGAGTTTCAACGGCGATTCGCCCGCATGGACGGCGGCGCGGTTCTGGACGGGCGCGACATCGGCACCGTCATCTGCCCCGAGGCGGAGGTGAAGCTGTTCGTCACCGCCAGCCCGCAAGTGCGCGCGCACCGGCGTTGGCGGGAGGTGGGGGGCGATGAGGCCGACGTTCTGGCGCAGGTGATCGCCCGCGACGCCCGCGACGCGGACCGCGCGACGGCCCCGATGGTGGCAGCGCCCGATGCCGTCTTGCTTGATACGACGGAAATGTCTATATCCGCCGCAGTCGAGAGGGCCGCGAGTGCGATCCGATCAACGATCGAGGGTCGGGCGTAA